One part of the Caproiciproducens sp. CPB-2 genome encodes these proteins:
- a CDS encoding metallophosphoesterase family protein, translating into MNKIKILHCADLHLGAELTSLGSKAGQRREEMLMTFDRIVSLCKEEGVELLLIAGDFFESSGTDAATVRSVKRALSEIPETAVAVAPGNHDYVSLDSPYADPDWPANVHIFQSGFDCFELPGKGVRVWGAGFTGTYVTEPLLGEIGAPRGDLLNICVLHGDLVAENQSSNYNPITPSRIRFSGMDYLALGHIHMRTEILRSGRTAYAYCGCPEGRGFDELGEKGVYIGTVSRDRLDLAFRPVCRRKNLEVRVDIGGVSANSEAAAVVLHTLQQQFGDTYAENLYKIILEGALDASFSPDCVAIAARLESELYFVKLRDETRLKADLNALPKETSLKGIFVRRMLEKLGAAAGEAQKEQLRRALDIGLKAFDSEVKLNEN; encoded by the coding sequence ATGAATAAAATCAAAATACTGCACTGTGCCGACCTGCACCTCGGTGCGGAGCTTACCTCGCTGGGAAGCAAAGCGGGCCAGCGCAGGGAAGAAATGCTGATGACGTTTGACAGGATCGTCTCCCTCTGCAAAGAGGAAGGCGTGGAGCTGCTCCTGATCGCCGGGGATTTTTTTGAAAGCTCCGGTACGGACGCCGCGACGGTCCGTTCCGTCAAAAGGGCGCTGTCCGAAATTCCCGAAACGGCGGTCGCCGTTGCGCCGGGAAACCACGACTATGTTTCTCTGGATTCCCCGTACGCCGACCCGGACTGGCCGGCAAACGTACATATTTTTCAGTCCGGCTTCGACTGCTTTGAGCTGCCCGGGAAGGGCGTGCGCGTGTGGGGCGCGGGATTTACGGGAACGTATGTCACGGAACCCTTGCTGGGCGAAATCGGCGCGCCCCGGGGCGACCTGCTGAATATCTGCGTCCTGCACGGGGACCTGGTCGCCGAGAACCAGTCAAGCAATTACAACCCGATCACCCCTTCCCGAATCCGTTTCAGCGGCATGGATTACCTTGCGCTCGGCCATATTCATATGCGCACCGAAATCCTGCGCAGCGGAAGGACCGCTTACGCCTACTGCGGCTGTCCGGAGGGCAGGGGGTTCGACGAGCTGGGGGAAAAGGGCGTCTATATCGGCACCGTGAGCAGGGACAGGCTTGACCTCGCTTTCCGCCCGGTGTGTCGAAGGAAAAATTTAGAGGTTCGCGTCGATATCGGCGGGGTCTCGGCCAACAGCGAGGCGGCTGCCGTCGTCCTTCACACGCTGCAGCAGCAGTTTGGGGATACGTATGCGGAAAATCTTTATAAAATCATTCTGGAGGGCGCGCTCGACGCTTCCTTTTCGCCGGACTGCGTTGCGATTGCGGCAAGGCTGGAAAGCGAGCTGTACTTTGTGAAGCTCAGGGACGAGACGCGTTTGAAGGCCGATCTGAACGCGCTGCCCAAGGAAACCTCCCTAAAGGGGATTTTTGTCCGGCGCATGCTGGAAAAGCTCGGCGCCGCGGCGGGCGAAGCGCAGAAGGAACAACTCCGGCGTGCGCTCGATATCGGTTTAAAAGCGTTTGACAGCGAGGTAAAGCTGAATGAAAATTAA
- the hcp gene encoding hydroxylamine reductase, translated as MFCFQCEQTAGGTGCTKMGVCGKSSVTADFQDELTGALVGLAKAAGNSGRTRKSDELILRGLFMCITNVNFDNEAIEALTAEIRKEKDSLTPGCAACGSKCGGTDDLDLKQLWNNDEDIRSLKSLLLLGMRGMAAYAYHAYVLGYTDNEVTGWFYKGLTTIDYEQDLPRLLELVMEFGRVNLKCMALLDRANTESFGNPVPTEVSNTIEKGPFIVVSGHDLSDLKQLLEQTKDKGINIYTHGEMLPAHGYPELKKYPHLKGNFGTAWQNQQKEFLNVPAPFLFTTNCLMRPMPAYADRVYTTAVVGYPEMPHIGEGDGKKDFGIVIEKALELGGYEQDVHMPGINGGEKLMTGFGHNTVLSVADQVIGAVKSGVLRHIFLIGGCDGAKPGRNYYTKLVELTPPDSVVLTCACGKYRFNDLDMGTLGGLPHIMDMGQCNDAYSAIKVAVALSEAFGCGVNDLPLSIVLSWYEQKAVCILLTLLSLGIANIRLGPTLPAFVSPNVFKILVEKFNIMPITTPEQDLAAMLK; from the coding sequence ATGTTTTGTTTTCAGTGTGAACAAACCGCCGGAGGAACCGGATGCACCAAAATGGGGGTCTGCGGCAAAAGCAGCGTGACCGCCGATTTTCAGGATGAGCTGACCGGCGCGCTGGTCGGCCTGGCCAAAGCGGCGGGGAATTCGGGAAGGACCCGGAAATCGGATGAGCTGATTTTGCGCGGCCTGTTTATGTGCATTACCAACGTGAATTTCGACAATGAGGCGATTGAGGCGCTTACCGCCGAAATCAGGAAGGAAAAGGATTCGCTGACGCCCGGCTGCGCTGCCTGCGGCTCAAAATGCGGCGGCACCGACGACCTTGATCTAAAACAGCTTTGGAACAACGACGAGGATATCCGTTCGCTGAAATCCCTGCTTCTGCTCGGTATGAGAGGAATGGCGGCGTACGCGTATCACGCCTATGTGCTGGGTTATACCGACAACGAGGTGACCGGCTGGTTCTACAAGGGGCTGACGACGATCGACTATGAGCAGGACCTGCCCCGGCTTCTGGAGCTTGTGATGGAGTTCGGCCGGGTGAACCTGAAATGCATGGCCCTGCTGGATCGGGCCAATACGGAGTCGTTCGGCAATCCCGTGCCGACCGAAGTGAGCAATACGATTGAGAAAGGCCCGTTCATTGTTGTTTCCGGCCACGACCTTTCCGATCTGAAACAGCTTCTGGAGCAGACAAAGGACAAAGGGATCAACATTTATACACACGGCGAAATGCTGCCCGCGCACGGTTATCCCGAACTGAAAAAGTATCCGCACCTGAAAGGCAATTTCGGTACCGCGTGGCAGAATCAGCAGAAGGAATTTCTCAATGTCCCGGCGCCGTTCCTGTTTACGACAAACTGCCTGATGCGCCCCATGCCGGCCTATGCCGACAGGGTTTACACGACCGCGGTGGTCGGCTATCCCGAAATGCCCCACATCGGCGAAGGGGACGGTAAAAAGGATTTCGGCATCGTGATCGAAAAAGCGCTGGAGCTCGGCGGATACGAGCAGGACGTGCATATGCCCGGCATCAACGGCGGAGAAAAGCTGATGACCGGCTTCGGCCACAACACCGTGCTGTCGGTTGCCGACCAGGTGATCGGGGCGGTGAAATCCGGCGTCCTGCGCCACATTTTCCTCATCGGCGGATGCGACGGCGCAAAGCCCGGCAGAAACTATTACACCAAGCTGGTGGAACTTACTCCGCCGGATTCTGTCGTTCTGACCTGCGCGTGCGGAAAGTACCGCTTCAACGACCTCGACATGGGAACGCTCGGCGGACTGCCGCACATCATGGATATGGGCCAGTGCAACGACGCCTACTCCGCGATCAAGGTTGCGGTCGCCCTTTCGGAGGCTTTCGGCTGCGGCGTCAACGACCTGCCGCTGTCCATCGTGCTTTCCTGGTATGAGCAGAAAGCGGTCTGCATCCTGCTGACCCTGCTGTCGCTCGGCATTGCCAATATCCGCCTGGGCCCGACGCTTCCCGCGTTTGTATCCCCCAATGTGTTTAAAATACTGGTAGAGAAATTCAACATCATGCCGATCACCACACCCGAACAGGATCTGGCCGCCATGCTGAAATAG
- a CDS encoding ABC transporter ATP-binding protein yields MLLEVNHLKTEFQLKHGTVNAVDDISFSLNKGEILAIVGESGSGKSVTSLSVMGLVQEPGRVTGGEILFKGEDLLKKSKSEMQAIRGDQISMIFQEPMTSLNPVYRIKDQIMESIMTHMKLSKKEAWERAVHMLDIVGIPSPAERARDYPHQMSGGMRQRVMTAMALACRPELLIADEPTTALDVTIQAQILDLLYHMREKFNMAVLLITHDLGVVSEAADRVIVMYCGKIVEEADVKTLFEETMHPYTLGLLRSIPRLEDESSEPLYMIKGMVPNPLKMPSGCAFSDRCDQCMDCCREKMPALVERDGHKVRCFLYGTETEEAEKHE; encoded by the coding sequence ATGTTGCTTGAAGTAAACCATTTAAAAACGGAATTTCAGCTGAAACATGGCACCGTCAACGCCGTGGACGATATCAGCTTCTCATTAAATAAAGGCGAAATCCTGGCGATCGTGGGAGAGTCCGGCTCCGGAAAGAGCGTAACGTCGCTTTCCGTCATGGGCCTTGTGCAGGAGCCGGGCAGGGTGACGGGGGGAGAAATCCTGTTCAAGGGCGAGGACCTCCTGAAAAAGAGCAAGTCGGAAATGCAGGCGATCCGCGGAGACCAGATCTCTATGATCTTCCAGGAGCCGATGACTTCGCTCAACCCCGTATACCGCATTAAGGACCAGATCATGGAGAGCATCATGACGCATATGAAGCTATCCAAAAAAGAGGCGTGGGAACGCGCCGTCCATATGCTCGACATCGTGGGCATTCCTTCCCCGGCGGAGCGCGCCAGGGATTACCCGCACCAGATGAGCGGCGGGATGCGCCAGAGGGTCATGACCGCCATGGCGCTCGCGTGCCGCCCGGAGCTGCTGATCGCCGACGAACCGACCACCGCGCTGGACGTGACGATTCAGGCGCAGATTCTCGACCTGCTTTATCACATGCGCGAAAAATTCAACATGGCCGTCCTGCTGATCACCCATGACCTTGGCGTGGTGTCGGAGGCCGCCGACCGCGTCATCGTGATGTACTGCGGGAAAATTGTTGAGGAAGCGGATGTGAAAACACTGTTTGAAGAGACGATGCATCCCTATACGCTCGGCCTGCTCCGTTCCATTCCCAGACTGGAGGACGAGAGCAGCGAACCGCTCTATATGATTAAGGGCATGGTGCCGAATCCGCTGAAAATGCCGTCCGGCTGCGCTTTCTCCGACCGCTGTGACCAGTGCATGGACTGCTGCCGCGAAAAGATGCCGGCACTGGTTGAAAGGGATGGCCATAAGGTGCGCTGCTTCCTTTACGGAACGGAAACAGAGGAGGCGGAAAAGCATGAGTGA
- a CDS encoding AAA family ATPase has protein sequence MKINKIYIGHFGKLREYTLDLTDGFQILYGNNEDGKSTVMAFIRMMFYGSEGRSGDLSKNMRKKYQPWDGAKMSGFLEFEDNGTVYRLERLFGASNATDKISLWNTATGEKEKIASGTDLGQRFFGIGAAAFEKSVFIGQAGSMAGADRDDEITQRLLNLVSTGDESVSQKRVETRLQAAMNELKSKSGRIGVLDKGYQQQERLAQERAAALADEEEKKRMERRYAGLNGKKEALEKEYQHSTARSALQEKLVQLQNLDKIVQKQKELDAQVKEYGEKSDLLTSGDIVFDEEFVQNAEKRITQVRSLQQLLEERNRNVRTLEQEDPAEPVEEISPEVPEEVKKREQERAKLQQDILALREAVRAAAETEKKRSALAEAEKALQEQIQQKQGQENACKEASLELEERRRTCQACREDFDRKKEEHALAGQRRESANTAYQAAGQHLKSVRSLSAQKIETAQERLKQAGTPRQVTINENAGREIRKGLLIGAILIAAASVALGVALSPACFAGLALAGVAAVLSVGKARTRAVATTVVDEAEAAAAKANLESVRLAAERETEAAKRAEEEAAGEWQAASAREEQLRKSAAQAEELCRMAAEQMSAAERRNRELELKLGFIDEKLDGLSEDVREKRAELPADGPEQRTNLPSLREELNARTAREAALADGIQSQLESLGCRTMEELQDKLMRFRSFQARAAMRRENLDRAKEALTQAQESLRGQTGAFLSFVSAYRQVSSFEEAVNAVQELKNRMEELRSLRQKIESQSESLKEQGEGKPAEQLEREAGEAREEILSACAGRMPEPLDDQGAEHLRRLSAECFEQLQQTREELIQTGSEIKNRFAGKKNVSELEEEAEELQKEIAERESEYQCLSLAKETLTEAFNEIRQSFGPLLNEKTARIFNSITGGKYQNVIVSKNFDINVQDTENAVSHEWQYLSSGTIDQAYFALRLAVAELLSEEGPKLPLLLDDVFLQYDDERTGQGLKFLADYAGNGGGAQIILFTCHQNIPELARREDLSAVTKKIGQTVSA, from the coding sequence ATGAAAATTAACAAAATTTATATTGGACACTTCGGCAAGCTGAGAGAGTATACGCTCGATCTGACGGACGGCTTCCAAATCCTCTACGGAAATAACGAGGACGGAAAAAGCACCGTCATGGCGTTTATCAGAATGATGTTTTACGGTTCCGAGGGCAGGAGCGGCGACCTTTCCAAAAATATGCGGAAAAAATATCAGCCGTGGGACGGGGCCAAAATGTCGGGATTCCTCGAATTTGAGGACAACGGGACCGTCTATCGGCTGGAAAGGCTGTTCGGCGCGTCCAACGCGACGGATAAAATCAGCCTGTGGAATACGGCGACCGGGGAAAAAGAGAAGATCGCCAGCGGCACCGACCTTGGCCAGCGCTTTTTTGGAATCGGGGCCGCGGCGTTTGAGAAAAGCGTCTTCATCGGGCAGGCCGGGAGCATGGCCGGTGCGGACAGGGACGATGAAATCACCCAGAGGCTGCTGAACCTGGTTTCCACCGGGGATGAAAGCGTGTCGCAGAAACGGGTGGAAACCCGTCTGCAGGCCGCCATGAACGAGCTGAAATCCAAAAGCGGCAGAATCGGCGTGCTGGATAAAGGCTATCAGCAGCAGGAACGGCTTGCTCAGGAACGGGCGGCGGCTCTGGCGGACGAGGAAGAAAAAAAGCGGATGGAGCGCCGGTACGCCGGGCTGAACGGGAAGAAAGAAGCTTTGGAAAAGGAATATCAGCATTCCACAGCCCGGTCCGCTTTGCAGGAAAAGCTCGTCCAGCTTCAGAATCTGGACAAAATCGTTCAGAAGCAAAAGGAACTCGACGCGCAGGTCAAAGAATACGGGGAGAAATCCGATCTCCTTACTTCGGGCGATATTGTTTTTGACGAGGAATTCGTTCAAAACGCGGAGAAGAGGATCACTCAGGTCCGGTCCCTTCAGCAGCTTCTGGAGGAGAGGAACAGAAATGTCCGTACCCTGGAGCAGGAGGACCCGGCCGAGCCGGTCGAGGAAATTTCACCGGAGGTGCCGGAGGAGGTAAAAAAACGGGAGCAGGAGCGTGCGAAGCTGCAGCAGGATATCCTTGCCCTTCGGGAAGCCGTCCGCGCCGCCGCCGAAACAGAGAAAAAACGGTCGGCTCTGGCGGAAGCGGAAAAAGCGCTGCAGGAGCAGATACAGCAGAAGCAAGGGCAGGAAAACGCCTGCAAAGAGGCTTCTCTGGAGCTGGAGGAAAGGCGGCGGACCTGCCAGGCCTGCCGGGAGGACTTCGACCGGAAAAAGGAAGAGCATGCGCTCGCCGGGCAGCGCAGGGAAAGCGCAAATACTGCGTATCAGGCCGCCGGGCAGCATTTGAAATCCGTACGGTCCCTTTCCGCGCAAAAAATAGAAACGGCGCAGGAGCGGCTGAAACAGGCCGGCACTCCCCGGCAGGTAACGATCAACGAAAATGCCGGTCGTGAAATCAGGAAAGGGCTGCTGATCGGGGCGATTCTGATCGCCGCTGCGTCGGTTGCGCTGGGTGTCGCTCTGTCACCCGCCTGCTTTGCCGGTTTGGCTCTCGCCGGAGTGGCGGCGGTTCTCTCCGTTGGGAAAGCCAGAACCAGAGCCGTGGCCACGACGGTCGTGGACGAAGCCGAAGCCGCGGCGGCAAAAGCAAATCTGGAAAGCGTGCGTCTTGCCGCGGAACGTGAAACGGAAGCCGCAAAGCGGGCGGAAGAGGAAGCCGCCGGCGAATGGCAGGCGGCCTCGGCCAGAGAAGAGCAGTTGCGGAAATCGGCCGCACAGGCGGAGGAGCTCTGCCGTATGGCGGCGGAGCAGATGTCCGCAGCAGAACGCAGGAACCGTGAGCTGGAACTGAAACTCGGGTTTATCGATGAAAAGCTTGACGGCCTTTCAGAGGATGTGCGGGAAAAACGCGCGGAGCTCCCGGCGGACGGCCCGGAACAGCGGACCAATCTTCCCTCTCTGCGGGAGGAGCTGAACGCGAGAACGGCCCGGGAAGCGGCGCTTGCGGACGGGATACAGTCTCAGCTTGAATCGCTGGGGTGCCGGACGATGGAGGAGCTTCAGGATAAGCTGATGCGGTTCCGGAGCTTTCAGGCGCGGGCGGCCATGAGACGGGAAAATCTGGACAGGGCGAAAGAAGCCCTGACTCAGGCGCAGGAAAGCCTGCGGGGGCAAACCGGCGCCTTCCTTTCCTTTGTCAGCGCATACCGGCAGGTCTCCTCCTTTGAGGAAGCGGTGAACGCCGTGCAGGAGCTGAAAAATCGGATGGAGGAGCTCCGTTCCCTGCGGCAGAAAATCGAAAGCCAGTCGGAATCCCTGAAGGAGCAGGGAGAGGGGAAGCCCGCCGAACAGCTTGAGCGGGAAGCCGGGGAAGCGCGGGAAGAGATTCTCAGCGCCTGCGCGGGGCGGATGCCGGAGCCCCTGGACGATCAGGGTGCGGAGCATCTCAGGCGCCTCAGCGCCGAATGCTTTGAGCAGCTTCAGCAAACAAGGGAAGAACTGATTCAGACGGGTTCCGAAATCAAAAACCGGTTCGCGGGAAAAAAGAATGTCAGCGAGCTGGAAGAAGAGGCGGAGGAACTGCAAAAAGAAATTGCGGAAAGGGAATCGGAGTATCAGTGCCTCAGCCTTGCAAAGGAAACGCTCACGGAGGCCTTCAATGAAATCCGCCAGAGCTTCGGCCCCCTTCTGAACGAAAAAACCGCGCGGATCTTCAACAGCATCACGGGCGGAAAATATCAGAATGTGATCGTTTCCAAGAATTTCGATATCAACGTGCAGGACACGGAAAACGCGGTTTCGCACGAATGGCAGTACCTGAGCAGCGGCACGATCGATCAGGCGTATTTCGCGCTCAGGCTGGCGGTTGCGGAGCTGCTTTCGGAAGAGGGCCCGAAGCTCCCGCTGCTGCTGGACGACGTTTTTCTGCAGTACGACGACGAACGGACAGGACAGGGCCTGAAATTCCTCGCCGATTATGCCGGAAACGGCGGCGGCGCCCAGATCATCCTCTTCACCTGCCATCAAAATATTCCGGAACTGGCCCGCCGGGAAGACCTGAGCGCCGTGACGAAAAAGATCGGCCAAACCGTATCCGCGTAA
- a CDS encoding Hsp20/alpha crystallin family protein encodes MMFDLMPFGRRENNLFSYFDNLEKNFFGDLSQSFSAFRTDVIDNGDKYLLKAELPGFKKEDIKIDIEGDRLTVSAEHKDETEEKKENYIRKERRYGAFSRSFDISDVKANEISAEYKDGILELSMPKVETVVPESHRIEIR; translated from the coding sequence ATGATGTTTGATTTAATGCCGTTTGGACGCAGGGAAAACAACTTGTTCAGCTATTTCGACAATCTGGAGAAAAACTTCTTCGGCGATCTGTCGCAGAGCTTTTCCGCTTTCCGTACGGATGTGATCGATAATGGCGACAAGTATTTGCTGAAGGCGGAGCTGCCGGGCTTCAAGAAGGAAGATATCAAGATTGATATCGAGGGCGACAGGCTGACCGTCAGCGCGGAGCACAAGGATGAGACCGAGGAGAAAAAGGAAAATTACATTCGCAAGGAGCGCAGGTACGGCGCGTTTTCCCGCAGCTTTGATATCTCCGATGTCAAAGCCAATGAAATCTCCGCGGAGTACAAGGACGGAATTCTGGAGCTGAGCATGCCGAAGGTGGAAACCGTGGTGCCCGAAAGCCACAGAATAGAAATCCGCTAA
- a CDS encoding cupin domain-containing protein, giving the protein MQKNYIKNIDFSTALTLAELVTYQPGQVVSKTLAQNPAVSLTLFAFDQGEEISSHESNGDAMVIALDGEGEITIGSEKHLLKAGQTIVMPAKTPHAVYASQPFKMFLAVVFPD; this is encoded by the coding sequence ATGCAAAAAAATTATATTAAAAATATCGATTTTTCAACCGCGCTCACTCTGGCGGAGCTGGTAACCTATCAGCCGGGCCAGGTCGTCAGCAAGACGCTGGCGCAGAACCCGGCGGTCAGCCTGACGCTGTTCGCTTTTGACCAGGGGGAGGAGATCAGCTCCCACGAGTCGAACGGCGACGCGATGGTCATTGCGCTGGACGGAGAGGGCGAAATTACCATCGGTTCCGAAAAGCATCTTCTCAAAGCCGGACAGACCATCGTCATGCCCGCGAAAACGCCCCACGCGGTCTATGCTTCCCAGCCGTTCAAAATGTTTCTGGCAGTTGTGTTCCCCGATTGA
- a CDS encoding 4Fe-4S binding protein, which produces MKRHIVQIDSDKCNGCGLCVSACHEGALQLIDGKATLISDSYCDGLGNCLPECPTGAIQIIEREAGEYDQEMVDAKMKQKAVQPPFGACPSMRMKTFDRAPAPVQPEAPVQSAAPAAARPELRQWPCQLKLVAPNAPYFENAHIVVCADCTAYACANIHQFMKNKITLIGCPKLDDVDYSEKLTDILNLNDIQSITVVRMEVPCCGGMVNYVKTALQNSGKMIPWRVVTVATDGEILEN; this is translated from the coding sequence ATGAAAAGACATATCGTTCAGATTGATTCTGATAAATGCAACGGCTGCGGACTGTGCGTCAGCGCCTGCCATGAAGGCGCTTTGCAGCTGATAGACGGAAAAGCAACCCTGATCAGCGACAGCTACTGTGACGGACTCGGAAACTGTCTCCCCGAATGCCCGACCGGCGCGATCCAGATTATTGAGCGCGAAGCCGGGGAGTACGATCAGGAAATGGTGGACGCTAAAATGAAACAGAAGGCGGTCCAGCCTCCTTTCGGGGCATGTCCGTCCATGCGCATGAAGACGTTTGACCGCGCGCCCGCCCCGGTTCAACCGGAGGCTCCGGTCCAGTCGGCGGCTCCGGCAGCCGCCCGCCCGGAGCTGCGCCAGTGGCCGTGCCAGCTGAAGCTGGTCGCGCCGAACGCCCCGTATTTTGAAAACGCGCACATCGTCGTCTGCGCGGACTGCACGGCTTATGCCTGCGCGAATATCCATCAGTTTATGAAAAATAAAATTACGTTGATCGGCTGCCCGAAACTGGACGACGTCGATTACAGTGAAAAGCTGACGGATATTTTGAACCTGAACGACATTCAAAGTATCACCGTGGTGCGTATGGAAGTGCCCTGCTGCGGCGGAATGGTCAACTATGTGAAAACCGCTCTGCAGAATTCCGGGAAAATGATCCCGTGGCGTGTCGTTACCGTCGCTACCGACGGTGAAATATTAGAGAATTAA
- a CDS encoding iron-containing alcohol dehydrogenase, translating into MARFTLPRDIYFGPNAISELKNLKGYQKAFIVTGGHSMRKTGFLQKLDDVLKDAGLQTFIYDGVEPDPSIERVYDGAKAMREFEPDVIVAIGGGSPMDAAKAMWVFYEYPEKTFDDIKNPFTMPKLRKKAIFVGIPSTSGTASEVTAFSVITDYSTDIKYPLADFEITPDIAVLDSDIPMTMPKTLTAHTGMDALTHAIEAYVASARSDFSDALALKAISSIFDSILDSYHGDAEARGKMHIAQCLAGMAFSNALLGISHSLAHKTGAVFHIPHGCCNAILLPNVIQYNSRVCMERYAQIAREVGLPGVTDKQLTNSLVEAVRELNKKLNIAQTYQANGVSEEDFKAHCKEIAVNAVGDPCTGSNPRETDADNMLKVLTCAYYGEDVTF; encoded by the coding sequence ATGGCACGATTCACCTTACCAAGAGACATCTACTTCGGACCGAACGCAATCAGCGAGCTGAAAAATCTGAAGGGCTATCAGAAAGCTTTTATTGTGACCGGCGGCCATTCCATGAGAAAAACCGGGTTTCTGCAGAAGCTGGACGATGTTTTGAAGGACGCCGGCCTGCAGACCTTTATCTATGACGGTGTCGAGCCGGACCCGTCTATCGAAAGAGTATACGACGGCGCCAAGGCCATGCGCGAGTTTGAGCCGGACGTGATCGTTGCCATCGGCGGCGGTTCCCCCATGGACGCTGCAAAGGCGATGTGGGTGTTCTACGAATATCCGGAGAAAACCTTTGACGATATCAAGAATCCTTTCACCATGCCGAAGCTCAGAAAGAAAGCAATTTTCGTCGGCATCCCCTCCACAAGCGGAACCGCTTCGGAAGTGACGGCTTTCTCCGTGATCACGGACTATTCCACCGATATCAAATATCCTCTTGCCGACTTTGAAATTACGCCGGATATTGCGGTTCTGGATTCCGATATCCCGATGACCATGCCGAAAACCCTGACCGCGCATACCGGCATGGACGCCCTGACCCATGCGATCGAAGCCTATGTTGCCTCCGCCCGTTCGGACTTTTCCGACGCGCTTGCGCTCAAGGCAATTTCCAGCATCTTTGACAGTATCCTTGATTCCTACCACGGCGACGCCGAGGCGCGCGGCAAAATGCACATCGCCCAGTGCCTTGCCGGTATGGCGTTTTCCAACGCCCTTCTGGGAATCTCGCACAGCCTTGCCCATAAGACCGGCGCGGTGTTCCATATTCCGCACGGCTGCTGCAACGCCATCCTGCTGCCGAACGTCATCCAGTACAACTCCAGAGTCTGCATGGAAAGATACGCGCAGATTGCCAGGGAAGTCGGCCTGCCGGGCGTTACGGACAAACAGCTGACCAATTCCCTTGTGGAAGCTGTCCGCGAGCTGAACAAAAAGCTCAATATTGCCCAGACCTATCAGGCAAACGGCGTCAGCGAGGAAGACTTCAAGGCGCACTGCAAGGAAATCGCGGTCAACGCCGTCGGCGACCCCTGCACGGGCTCCAACCCGAGAGAGACTGACGCGGACAATATGCTTAAAGTGCTTACCTGCGCCTATTATGGCGAAGACGTCACCTTCTGA
- a CDS encoding ABC transporter ATP-binding protein, with product MSEVLVEVKNLAKYFNLENDFFGRPTSVLKAVDDVSFAIHKGEAFGLVGESGCGKTTIGKMLVNLYTPTRGQIIFEGTDLTKLSEEKRRGFCKDIQLIFQDPYASLNPRMTIGDIIAEPIKINKLLPGNEIEKRVTYLLNCVGLANHQRNRYPHEFSGGQRQRVGIARALAVQPKLIVCDEPVSALDVSIQAQVLNLLDELKAEFGLTYLFIAHGLNVVKHISDRVGVMYLGKLMEVAPKKELYSNPLHPYTQALLSAIPFIGPTKSKQRIILTGDVPSPINPPEGCRFCSRCFKKTDECDGYTPQLREVSPGHFVSCRLYDESVSS from the coding sequence ATGAGTGAAGTATTGGTAGAAGTGAAAAATCTGGCCAAGTATTTTAATCTGGAAAACGACTTTTTCGGCCGCCCGACCAGCGTCCTGAAAGCGGTGGACGACGTGTCGTTTGCCATTCATAAGGGCGAGGCCTTCGGACTTGTCGGCGAATCCGGCTGCGGGAAAACCACGATCGGCAAAATGCTGGTCAATCTTTATACCCCTACGCGCGGACAGATTATTTTTGAAGGCACCGACCTGACCAAGCTGTCCGAAGAAAAGCGCCGCGGATTCTGCAAGGATATCCAGCTGATTTTCCAGGACCCCTATGCTTCGTTAAACCCGAGAATGACGATCGGCGATATCATTGCGGAGCCGATCAAAATCAACAAGCTGCTCCCCGGCAATGAGATTGAAAAAAGGGTCACTTATCTTCTGAACTGTGTCGGACTGGCCAACCATCAGAGGAACCGCTACCCGCATGAGTTTTCCGGCGGACAGCGTCAGCGTGTCGGCATTGCGCGCGCTCTCGCCGTACAGCCGAAGCTGATCGTGTGCGACGAGCCGGTTTCCGCGCTGGACGTTTCGATTCAGGCACAGGTTCTGAACCTTCTGGATGAACTGAAGGCAGAATTCGGCCTGACCTATCTGTTTATTGCACACGGCCTGAACGTCGTGAAGCATATCAGTGACCGTGTGGGCGTGATGTATCTGGGAAAGCTAATGGAAGTCGCGCCGAAGAAGGAACTGTATTCCAACCCGCTCCATCCTTATACGCAGGCTCTGCTTTCCGCGATTCCGTTTATTGGCCCGACAAAATCCAAGCAGCGCATTATCCTGACCGGCGACGTGCCGAGCCCGATCAATCCCCCCGAGGGGTGCCGCTTCTGCTCGCGCTGCTTCAAAAAAACGGACGAGTGCGACGGATATACGCCGCAGCTCCGCGAAGTGTCCCCGGGACATTTCGTTTCCTGCCGCCTTTACGACGAGTCAGTGTCCTCCTGA